The DNA segment aaagtgTTAGTCCcaattttcaatgttttcagaatcagACCGATTATCGAATcgaaaaagttaccggttcacggttcattgGTTGGACTCGTGGGCGAACCGCGGTtaaaccggtgacgtcataaatatataatttatatattattaaaattaaaaataattataaaaaatttaaaatatatatgaataaattaaaaatcaataatactatttcatatatttgatattatcaaattaaatcatattaatattttaaattttattaaatgaaatatgtataatatttaaatgcgaatatattaaaaatgaaaatttaaactaatttttaatttttaaaaatattatattatttttatttaatattataaaacatgttaaaatctaatatatatgattttgtttggtattttagATAACAAAATGTATGCAACCGAGTGGTGTCCTAGGTCGATAGTGGAACCTGAGATCCAAAGTTCAAGCCCTCTTGGTGGAGgcttgttatatttttttcattgataattAGTTAGAAATCCCACATCCGATTCTAAGAGGAAACATGCAAAGGATGCTTATAAAAGTCATCCTCACTTAAGTCAAAGGCATCACTTGGGCTCAAGCCTCAGCCCATAAAATTGTAGGGGTGGTGTTGGCTTTGTCACAATAAGACAAGGCCCAGCATGGGCTTTTAGCCCAAAACATTCAAACCTAATGGAACCTTTTAACTATTCGGTTCGTTTAGAACCATCCGATTTCATCGGGTCATCGGTTCGACCGTTGGTTTAGGCGGTTCAATACCGATTCATTATTTAAACGGTTTAATAGAGCAAACCGGATCGAAAATGCGATTGGTCGACGGTTGAACTGGTTGGACATTCAGtcaagtttttaaaacattgccaATTTCATCAAAGTTTGATTTGTTCACTAAGGAATATTTCCTAGCATTTCGTAGTAACCATTACATCTCtataggtggtgtttgtttttttacttaattctaaatagaaccttaatgtttaataatgttaaatattagtttgtttgtttttgtaatattttatttctattaagtattaaaaagtaaagaaaaaccaatatgttattttttctatttagaaaaagctatatatttctatttaataaaaagtttataataaattatgaaaaagtaaaaaaacaaacaacctaaattttaaaaacaaattgctttcagtaaaaagaaaaaaaaaaaacccaacacCACCTAAGAAACTTTCTTAACAACACTAAAACATTCACCTAAagggaaattaaataaaaatataaaaagtaatcaAACTTTATTTGATGATCATGAGAAAGTAggaaattattcaaaaataaaacaaaattttaaattttaaaatatagggAAAAGGGaaatagaaactttttttttttttaaattctttcactaaccaaaaaaaaaaaaaatctatccaAAACCTTTCTAAAAAAACCCAACGAACCATTGTAAAATAAGTTACAAAactttaaacaaataaaaaaaataatcaattagcCCTATTTTATTGGATGACGATTATGTAGTTTTGTGTTTTATTTagtcatttattatttaaacatttgatatatattagcttttctttttttttttttccataaaatttgaaattctaatACTAAaatggtatttgtttttttttaaaaaaactttttctaaaagcaagttatatttacatttattgtttttttttttcatttttcttacttattacttgtttttaatcatggaataaaaaaagtgaaaatatttgactttttttaatactaaaattaacatattgatttttaaaattttttaatattcattaaaaataaaatattaaaaaaaataacttaacacttaatattattaagtattatttaattttaagttctaatataaaattaagacaaaaataaatagatacCCTTGTGGTTAGACAATTGAAGTGTAATCATAGAGtctattcattttttgttttttgttttttgttttttgtttttgtttttgtttttgtttttataaacatTGAAGGTATGTTTAGGTATTGAGGTGAATTGAGAATTTTCTTACAACAAaagcattaataaaagaaatttacaatTTGTACGTTAAAATTTTAGTAATGTATGAAAAGGTTaaaattcttatattatttttttgagattTAATCCTATGAATTGATTTACTCACAAaagaattataattattatatattttttaatttaaaaaaaatatttataagatatTTACAATATGGGATGGTAGTGATTTAATCATCAAGAAGCcgttttctgaagttgccctccagacgagagaatccctaaaaaaaaGCCCTAACTACCTCTGCCACTCTccatcctcgcaggtactaatctaatcatgttattttttattttgcaacccccgtttgattcccaagaaaatccatcccccatttgatttccgggaaaattcatcctcgtttgatttccgaggaaatccatgcaaaaccctcaaggagaataaataaaattgctGTTTTCTTTTTGCTccgtgttttctggatctgttctaggggtctctttgctttcatgttattggatttaaatttcacgaaccctaaatccacgattttcgAGCCagggctgaaaaacacaacctttgcctgcaaatcatgatcagattaccaaatagcaacttctgttttttttttttaaattggacagattttgtattTGGATCTCAACATGTCCGGAGAAGAAGAGGAAAACGCCGCGGAGCTCAAAATTGGGGATGGTAAGGGTTTTTTTGTCGATGTATGTTGTTTTGGTTATTATTATCatgaaattttacaaattttaaataatattttattgcaATGATTTTGTGTACCATTACatgctatttatttatttggtgaattttattttattttttttgcagaATTTTTGAAGGCCAAATGTTTGATGAATTGTGAAGTAGCTGTTATTCTTGAACATAAGTATGAACAGCTTCAGCAGATGTCTGATGATCCATTAAATCAAGTTTCTCAGTGAGTATTTAACCCGTGTATATATTTTAGACCAACGTTAAAAGGGCTTATGTGCATGTTTCTCTGAACTCCATTGTTTGTCCATTTTTCCCCACCAACAATTGCAATATGTCTGAGATGGGATCGAATGAGTCTAGGAGGTCTAGACTAAAGCTTCCTTTATCATTATGACTATAGATTCGACATTATGCAATAAGAGGTCCAAAAGCAATGAAATGGTACAAATTAACAAGTTGAATTGTAacatatatatgaataaattggTCTCAAAGAAAAAGGCCCAGGAACTGTCAATCTCTTTTGGTATGTACTTAGAGGAGCATTCCACACCATGGCTAGTTGATACACAAGATCCCTGCCCCAGGCCTAAAACTTGGCTTTTCTAATCACAGGAAGTTCCCTGCTTGGTGAATGGATATATGTCATACCATTGCTTCAGTGACACACACCAGTCATCAATTATTTGGTAGAACCCTTCATGACTCACACAAGCTTCGCATTAACTTTGTGCCTTTGTGGCTTAAATTTGTTAATTAACTTTAACTTGTCTGCCTTTCTCGTTAAGGGATTGACAAAAGTTTCTGAAACTTCTTGGGCAAAACTTTACTAGAAAGTCAAATGCTTCTTTCTGTTGTTTCAGATGAACATATATGCTtcattttctgaaaattttccTTATACAGTGTTTTgtacataatttatttttgaacatctatattttcttaatttttatttttaaaaaaattaaatcatattattctTGGGTTAGTAGATGTTAAATGGGTCttcccagaaactgtaaaggaggtcttaactACCTGGAGGGGCccatttgtagggaagaaaaggaaaaaggtttggaaatcCATACCGTTGTGTAtcttttggacagtttggaaggagaggaataaacTAACTTTTAGGGGGGGTGTGTTGAATATccagaaattaaagaatttttttgtttgtaacttaTGGAGCTGGGCCAAAGTGTATTTAGGCGAGGAGtctttctcccttataggctttttggagtgggtaACATCCACTTAAGGGGAGGTAGTCCTTTTTTTTGGTCTTGTAGCTCCTTTTTGAGGCTTTAGccgccttgtatactccctgtatatgCTCTGTGGCTTTTAGCCTTTTTCTAATGCATATCTTgttttcttatcaaaaaaaaaaaaaaaaattaaatcatgttAGCACTAATTTAAACATGGTTTCTTCTTAATATGTTGATGGTGTGTTGAGTAAATGATGGCTGTTGCAGTTgcctcatttttcatttattccaATGTTGCCTTCaaatttgacaatattttaTCCATGACTTCCTTCATATGAAATTTCTGTAGCCCTTTGTTAGCTCTATCTGCTCTCTATCCCGCTCTTACgttcttctggaacttggatgAATGAGTTGAACTGTCAAGTATCTAAAAAGCTGCTTCAACTCTATTAGGACATCTGTTCTTTCTTTGAGGtcttcacttaaaaaaaaacattaattaggTACTACAATTTCAGGGAATTAATATTATACATTCCTTAGACACTCAATTGATATCTGCAATGAGTGACACTACCTAAGAACTTAATCTTCTATGTCTATGCTTTTTTTTTACCAAGTAACAGACCATATATTCCGGGAAGTACTCAGCTCCATTTGATTTCTGtgattatatttgttaatttttttcatttagcaATAATGTCTGGATTTAGCAATTTTGAAAGGTTAAGATCTCGTTTTCACGTTTTAAACTTTAGTTCCCTTTTTCCAACAGTCTTTATGATATTAACTCCATATTTATGAAAATCTTAGCTAACCAGCTAGCTAGTTAGCATGAGAAAGAGGGAGAGTCTGTACATTCACAAAGAGTTGTCTGGTTTTAAATCAGTGTCTCTCTCGCTAACCTCTGCCTCTCTTCCCACTTCAGAGTATTTGAAAAGTCCCTACAGTATGTGAAGCGCTTCAGCCGGTATAAGAATCCTGATGCTGTTAGACAAGTTCGAGAAATTCTGAGCCGATACCAGTTGGCTGAATTTGAGCTTTGCGTCCTCGGCAACCTCTGCCCCGAAACTGTGGAAGAAGCTATTGCCATGGTTCCATCCATCAAGGTAAATTCATTTGGACTCAACATGTGGCTTTCCAGCTGTGTGTATTTGATATTTGCTGGTTTAAAAATATGCTAGATAGACATTCATTGAATCTTCCATCATGTTAAACTTTAATGCACCCTAGGTTTGTTTAACTTACATTTATAAGTTGCCAATTAGCAAAACCTATTAAAGATTGATATTTGATTAGAGTGCTTATTTTATATCTTACTGAAGTCTCTATGTCATGCAGACGAAAGGCCGGGCCCATGATGATGAAGCAATTGAGAAAATGTTGAATGACTTGTCTTTGATCAAGAAATTTGAATAGTAGCCTCTTCATATTTAGAACCTTTTTTTATGTATCATGTACTTGTTGCAGCAGCctaagttttgaagaattttttgtttaatattgcTGGATCACCATTTCAATTTTGCCCACAATATGGGTACTATATGTTAGTCCCAAGTCTGACTGTTAGATATGTTCCTCCAATATCTGGCTTCGACTAATACTCTTCTAGATGATTTCtggtttcttaaaaattattttatttggttagACTTTGAATGGAAAATTATAATCCTAGTGGGAAATTTCTAAGTTGCTGTGTATGAGCATGATATGTATacaaaatattatcataaattaCAATCTCTTTTTCAGAAAATGTAAGAAGCATACCAAACATATCTTTATGTTAATTTATACTGATATGGATGACTAAAACATTATtcatcttaataaataaatgagccATCTTAAATTACattttgatacattttttatttattttctaagtagaagtaaaaagtaaatataaatttaaagttaataaattatttttatatattaatttaaactcattttatttatttttttatcttttataataaaatcataaaatcatttttttaatatttttatctttctctatttttttttaggaaaggGTAGAATTTGTTTggaactgttttcaaaaataattttaaaagttgttttttattttctatttttaaaaacagaaaaaatggtatttttcagatatttttaattgttttttcttattttttcataattattttaaaaataattatataagtatatataataattaaaaataaaattatggatataaaaattatttttaaaacatatttaaaaatattaaaaacacgttaaaaatatttttatttctaaacaaatttttattatacaaaatattataaaaccgtctttagaaattattttcaaaaacaattttttttaaaaaaaactgtttttaataaCAGTTATTAAATAAgtccttaatttttattttctttccttattagGTTTAAGAAAAGTTTCCATATGAGGGAAAAAGAGATGAAATTAAGAGTCGACAGCACGCCAAGGAATTCTTTATCACAAACAGCGTTCCACAATGATAATTGATGAGAGGGAAGGACTAAGGAGTGGGAATTGGGAAATGTTGGGAGTCACAACAACATGGCTGCGGTCAAACGTCTTGGACATGGCTCCGTCTTACTTGGTAGACTCAATTTCCCATACTAATCCACCACCGCCCCCACCACCCACTTCGTCAACTTTCAGAAGTTTGAAGTTTGAAGTTTGAACACATTCTAATCTTTGAAAATTCAAACCCTCCATTTCCATCTCCTCTCATTCTCACCTGCCCCTTCCCCGTCCCCTATCCTCTTGAGTCCCCAgtcccaaaaaaaaacaaaaataacaacaGAAGCAAGTCAATGCTTTTATCCCCTTTCCACCTCGATTAAACCGAAACAATATGGTcagatttgtttttaaaaaatactttttaaaaatgttttgcaTTTTTCCAATATGAAAGTTtgtctttttaattttcttcttcaatatgAGTTGTCATcatctttcatttatttattttttttaaaaagggaaatttCCATTTCAGTCTtaaaactttctttttctccGAGTTCCCATTTCAACACCTCGGCCTCTTTTAAATTTCCGTGTCTCCTCGGGTGTGGAAATTCTAGGGTTCCATTCGTCAATCACCTCTCTTCTTCCTCTGAATTTCCATGCTTCAATTCTAAATTCTCGTATGCAGCTCTGAGATGCTCTGCAATTCCCTAAACCCTCACAAAATTCACAGTCCATGGAGGCCTCTCAGAGCACTAGTTCCAATTCTCCCCCGCCCTTTCTCACCAAAACCTATGAAATGGTGGATGATCCCATCACCGATTCGATCGTTTCGTGGAGTCAGGCTGGCCACAGCTTTGTTGTTTGGAATCCCCCTGAGTTCGCCAAAGATTTGCTCCCCAAGTACTTCAAGCACAACAACTTTTCCAGCTTTGTCAGGCAGCTGAATACTTATGTAAGCCACCATAATTTCGTTGTTCgatctttttttcttgttttattgtCTCTATGTGTTGTTTTTCAATCCTTTAGCTCAATGTTTCCTGGCTATTCTTAATAAATTTGGTACATGATGGAGGTAGTGGATGAGTTGACTTAGGTTGAATCTTTGAATTAACCATCTTATTCATAATTCTGAACAAAATACCAAAAATTACGTTTACATTTCTTTGATAATTCAGATGATCGCAATGAATTAGCTCAATACATAATCGAAATGGCTTTGTTTCTGTTACCAGTTTGATTTCTCTGTGTGTTTTCGTGACTTTTCCTACTATTGATTCACATGTAAGCGCCTTGCTTTTCTTTAACTTGGAAAAAGTTTTGTTGCCCCTGAAATTGAATATCTGGcatgtatttttatttgaacatcAAATTTTCCATACTCAATTTTGAACAAGAGTGGGCATGTTAGGGTTTGTTTATTGTTGATTTGTCTTCTTTACATATCTAGGTgttctaaataaattaaaatttcagatCCATGTGTGAGCTTATTAATGTTTGTGTTTATTTGGAATTGATTAGTTTCTTTATTTGAACTTTCTTGCTCAAATCATTTGTATGAGCAAGGGGTCCTATAATTTGAacttgagggtttttttttttttttgttcttttgtaatttaatatttatgtacttcatttaaatttttcttaCCAAACTTGAAAATATAGGTGTTAGAAATCAGTGTTTGTGTAATGTGTAattgatttgtttttctttattgtttgaTGTCTCTGTATATTTAGTTCTGAAACTAAGGGGTTTTTGCACGATTAtgtgtcttttaaaaaaaaaatctataaaaaggGTGATTATGAATCTATTTCCCAAATTACgacacttttcaaaatcatcttttgaaaaaactattttagtaaaaatttatgaattgtGATCATACTAAAATCCTACTTTGAAAAGACGAATTTACCTGAAATAGGAAAAGAATAAGAGATGAAAGATGTGGTATCCATCaccaagaaatcattttttgaaaagatgagttctgcatataaaattgttttttcaaaagacgattttaaAAGTTCTGTATGTTTGCAAATGTTTTCTAGGGTGCTATTTAAAAAACTTTAATAGTTTGAATTCTTCTTGCTCATGTGTAAAAACTTTGTCATTTGTTAACCTCGGAATCCGATTTGTTTTCTTTACTGTTAATAGTTTGAATTCTTCTTGCTCAAGttcaaacttgtttttctttaaaaaattagggtttcaGGAAGGCTGATCCTGAGCAGTGGGAGTTTGCAAATGAGGAATTCATTAGAGGTCAGAGGCACCTTTTGAAGAACATACATAGACGCAAGCCGATTCATAGCCATTCCACACAAAATCAGGTGGGCTCAGCACCATTACCAGAATCAGAAAAGCAGGAATTTGAGGCTGAAATTGAGAGGCTGAAACATGATAAGGGTGCACTTCTGTCGGAGCTACAGCGGTATAAACAGGAGAATCAGTTCTTTGAGTTTCAAACACAGTCTTTAGGAAAACGAGTGTTTAATATGGAACTCCGGCAAAGGAAAATGATGGCCTACTTAGCGCAAGTATTGCAGAAACCCGGATTTACTTCTAGTCTCATGGCACAGTCAGAAATTCATAACAAAAAGAGAAGGTTATTGATGCCTAATTACCTTTTTAATGAAGCCAATGTTGAAGAGAATATGGTAGTGACTTTCCAGAAAGAAAAGCCGGACACAATTTCTGTTCAAGGGGAGAATGTTGAGATGATTGAGAGTTTGGAATCATCTTTAAATTTTTGGGAGAATTTTCTCTATGGGATTGGTCAAGGCTCAGCAGATGTAATGGATGGTTTTGGAACACTTTCCCAGCCTTCTCCACTCATTATTACAGAAATGCATTCATCATCAGATCCAGACACAAGCACCCAGCCTTGCTCACCTAAATCATATCCGTCATCACCTCATTCCAGGGATATTCACTCATCACCAGAGTTGGCCAGGGCTACAAATCATGCGGACAGCCCTGCTATTTCTTCTATTTATCTCAATATAGATGGTTGTCCTAAATCTTTGAGGATTGATGTCAATTCAGAGCCCACTAATGCTTCTGAGGTTGAGGCCTCAAAAGAATGTGAAGGAGGGACAACTGCTGCTGGGGCAAATGATGTCTTCTGGGCACAGTTCCTGACAGAGACACCTGGTTCATCGGATGCACAGGAGGTCCAGTCAGAACGGAGGGACGCATATGGCGGCAAGGGTGACAGTAAGCCAGATGACCACAGGAAATATTGGTGGGATACAAATAATCTAGATCATCTTACTAAAAAAATGGGTCATCTTACTTCATCTGAAAGAACTTAATGTTGGTCCATTCGTTTAACACTAGGTCTCAGTGGCTGGTTGTATATTAACTTAACTAAGAGGTATGATTACCTTGGTCCTATAGTTACAGACTACAAGTTTTAGCCCTCACTGTTGTGGTGCATGCCAGGTTCTTGCCAATAAGTTTCTGATGTTGCAAGAAAGTTTATATGTtcattaatttttgtatttatatgaTATCAGATTATAGGTTTTGTACATTTTTCCATCTATCTATACTTATTTTTGACACATATTATCAATTTTGTTCTATGTTGTTGTCTTTTTATCTGATTTTGTTTTCCCATGTTGTGGCCATGtcctttctatttttcatgTCAGAAGATGCTGTATGAATTGAGGTTTGATGCAATAGTTTGTGATATTTTCCTTGAACTAATAAATCCACTTTTGCTATGCTTGGAAGTTATGATGATCTTTCTTGGACTATAGATGGAGAACATGACTACTGTATTAGAGAATTGCTGTTGGCAATTGTTTCTTGGTGTAATATATCttaatctttttatttgattttcaagtatattattttgtatacatatatatattgattattacaCTTACTTTTGCTTCACTGCATGTTATGGAGTCAGGTTCTTTCTAGATAGAAATCTGGACTGGTATCAACaactaattatattttctaCAGATATATTATTGTTGTCATTTTGTATTGGTTGAATGGATAGGAGTTGCTGCAGTATGTTAATGATTTCATCATTTGGC comes from the Vitis vinifera cultivar Pinot Noir 40024 chromosome 12, ASM3070453v1 genome and includes:
- the LOC100245383 gene encoding DNA-directed RNA polymerase II subunit 4 — translated: MSGEEEENAAELKIGDEFLKAKCLMNCEVAVILEHKYEQLQQMSDDPLNQVSQVFEKSLQYVKRFSRYKNPDAVRQVREILSRYQLAEFELCVLGNLCPETVEEAIAMVPSIKTKGRAHDDEAIEKMLNDLSLIKKFE
- the LOC100250580 gene encoding heat stress transcription factor A-4b; translated protein: MEASQSTSSNSPPPFLTKTYEMVDDPITDSIVSWSQAGHSFVVWNPPEFAKDLLPKYFKHNNFSSFVRQLNTYGFRKADPEQWEFANEEFIRGQRHLLKNIHRRKPIHSHSTQNQVGSAPLPESEKQEFEAEIERLKHDKGALLSELQRYKQENQFFEFQTQSLGKRVFNMELRQRKMMAYLAQVLQKPGFTSSLMAQSEIHNKKRRLLMPNYLFNEANVEENMVVTFQKEKPDTISVQGENVEMIESLESSLNFWENFLYGIGQGSADVMDGFGTLSQPSPLIITEMHSSSDPDTSTQPCSPKSYPSSPHSRDIHSSPELARATNHADSPAISSIYLNIDGCPKSLRIDVNSEPTNASEVEASKECEGGTTAAGANDVFWAQFLTETPGSSDAQEVQSERRDAYGGKGDSKPDDHRKYWWDTNNLDHLTKKMGHLTSSERT